CGCAATTTACGTAGTGGTAGAAGTGTTTCGCTGGTGGCTGCATGCAACCGGGCCAACCGAAAATCGCGTTTCCGAAAGTGCCCAAGTGCTTGCGGAAGGGGAAAATGTCCAAACCGAACGACACCAATATCGAGAAAAATTGGAAGAGTTGGTTTTGCAGCGCACCAGCCAGCTTTTAGAAGCCAACCAGCAGCTTTCCTGGCAAGCCAGCCACGACGAACTCACCGGTCTGATCAATCGCCGTCACTTCGTCCATCGCCTGCAAACCGTTCTGGAAGATTTGAATCGGGAAGCGCCGGAATCAACCCTATGCTATTTGGATTTAGACCAATTTAAAGGGGTCAACGATAGCTGCGGCCATGCCGCTGGTGACGAACTGCTGCGTCAAGTAAGCGACCTCCTGCGTGCCAACTGCCGTCAAAGCGATTGTTTGGCCCGTTTGGGGGGCGATGAATTTGCCCTGCTGTTGCACCAGTGTTCCCCCAGCGAAGCCATGCGAGTCACCAACAACCTGTTGCAAGCGGTACGGCAGTTTCGCTTTGTGTGGCAAGACAAGGTATTCTCCATCGGCATTAGCATTGGCATGGTGCGTCTTGACGGTTACCTGTTCTCGGTCGACCAAGTGCTGCGCGCTGCCGATTTGGCTTGTTATGCCGCGAAGAACCAAGGGCGCAATTGTATTCACCTGTATCGGGGGAACGAATCCCCCGAGCGGCAACTGCAAGAAACGCGCGAGTGGAAAAATAGCCTTAACCAGGCGATTTTGGCTCCTTCCTACCGCGATCGCTTGAAAAGCTATCCCACCCAATCACGCTCTCCCCATCTGTTCAACCCAGCTGGCAAGCACTTTCGCCTCTACTACCAACCCATTGTTCCCCTAATCAACCACAGTACCCATCCCAGACACTACGAATTGCTGCTGCGTTTCGCCGACGAAACGGGAAAAGTGATTTCTCCTATGGCGTTTATTCCCGCGGCCGAACGCAACAACCTCATGCCCTCGATCGACCAGTGGGCAATTGAAAATTTGTTCGGCATTTTACAGCAATATGGGACCAATCAAACCAACAACAACGTCTATACGATTAATCTTTCCGGTGCTACGCTCAACGACCAACAATTTGTTTGTTTTCTGGAAGAAAAATTGGCGCAGTACAAGATATCGCCGACCCTAATTTGTTTTGAAATTACCGAGACGGTTGCTATTACCAATCTGTCGCGAACCTTACAGTTAATCCAAAAATTGAAAGATTGGGGAATTCGTTTTGCCTTGGATGATTTTGGAAGCGGTATGTTTTTGGGGTACTTACAAAATTTGCCAGTAGATGCTCTCAAAATTGATGGCAAATTTATCCAGAATATGGATACCAATGCGATTAACGAAGCCATGGTGGCATCCATCCATCGGATTGGTAAATTGATGGGAATTCAAACCATCGCTGAATGTGTAGAAAACCAAGCTGTCTTGGAAAAACTCCGAGCTTTGGGCGTCGATTACGCTCAAGGATATGGGGTGGCCCGACCCGTTCCCCTGTTCGACCGGGGCAAGATCGAACAACCGTTCTGTCAAGAGAATACCATCGAGTTTCCCTATTGTAGCTAGACCGAATGCCTTCCTTCAGTGGTCTTGGAGGTGGATGGGGCGCTTTCTATGGAGAATTTCTAGTGGTAAAAACAACCTTTTGCCCGAGCAACGCATTGCTTTGGATTGCCAATGATTCCATGATGTTTGCGCGGTGCCAGCCAACTTTCCCATATCCGCTTTGCGTGCATACTTTTCATTTTAGCAGCCTATATAGATAGTAGAATTCCATGAGTAGGTCTGAAACGATTGGCAGATTTTCTACCTATCTTTCTCTCGGAGATCGGGAGGGTAGAACTGCAATTGCTCCTATCCAAAAGAGCAATCCCATGCTCAGAAATATTATGGAATTTTTGGTTGGCGCGCAAACACCAACCAGTACTGAAACCTGGGCGCGGTATTTTCTTATGAAAATTTTAGAATCCCCCAAAACGTACTGGTTTTTGTACCGAACGAATTTTCCGCTGGCAGGCATGTCCTGCTATACGTTTTATATTGATGTGTTTCGCAAGTTTTTGTTTTGTTACTTTCAACCGGCTTGCTGGAAAGCAGCTTCGCAGGTGTATCGGGAGTTTCAAAATAATTCTTATATTGCTTTGCAGTATCCCCTCGAAGAATGTTTTGTGATTGCGAGCACGGCGACTTCCAAGCCAGAAAAAATATTGCGTCGGTTTAATTTTCAAAGTCAGTTTACTTTGCAAGATTATACGTTTAATAGCATTAAACGGATGATTCGCAATCAAGTTTCCCGGGAGTTAAAGCTAGAGAATATTAAGTTTTCTGACTACGGGTTGCTGCGTCGCATTCACGAGGGGGAGCTGAGAAATTATTTGTTGCAGTACAGTGGTTCTAGTTTGGATAAGCCTCTGGAATTGTACTGTTTGGCTTGGCAGGCTTTTAATGAATGTGCCGATGAATGGCTGGCGGCGAGTTCTTCTCACAGCAACGGCCACCGCAATGCCGTGTTGAAGTATCTCTCGGGCGATCGCTTGCAGGTGATTGCCGATCGCTACAATCAATATTTGCAAAGGCGATCGCAACCTACCAATGACCGGGTTTGGGTGGGGTCGGTAGCCTCCATCGATGCCAGCGAAATGCAACAAATGCTGGAAACTTGTGCCCGGGCTACCCGTCACTGTCAGAATGCCCGTTCTTTTCCCCTCGACCCC
This window of the Geitlerinema sp. PCC 9228 genome carries:
- a CDS encoding EAL domain-containing protein; translated protein: MDNALRASPTLFLFEFPPPTMVWVQVSADLLVAIACYTLVVGLVTRHWLSQELPAHRLTPILGVFFGLCGIDRLLDIWQLWHSYYWLVSALKIATAAIAIYVVVEVFRWWLHATGPTENRVSESAQVLAEGENVQTERHQYREKLEELVLQRTSQLLEANQQLSWQASHDELTGLINRRHFVHRLQTVLEDLNREAPESTLCYLDLDQFKGVNDSCGHAAGDELLRQVSDLLRANCRQSDCLARLGGDEFALLLHQCSPSEAMRVTNNLLQAVRQFRFVWQDKVFSIGISIGMVRLDGYLFSVDQVLRAADLACYAAKNQGRNCIHLYRGNESPERQLQETREWKNSLNQAILAPSYRDRLKSYPTQSRSPHLFNPAGKHFRLYYQPIVPLINHSTHPRHYELLLRFADETGKVISPMAFIPAAERNNLMPSIDQWAIENLFGILQQYGTNQTNNNVYTINLSGATLNDQQFVCFLEEKLAQYKISPTLICFEITETVAITNLSRTLQLIQKLKDWGIRFALDDFGSGMFLGYLQNLPVDALKIDGKFIQNMDTNAINEAMVASIHRIGKLMGIQTIAECVENQAVLEKLRALGVDYAQGYGVARPVPLFDRGKIEQPFCQENTIEFPYCS